One window from the genome of Pandoraea fibrosis encodes:
- the tolQ gene encoding protein TolQ, with protein sequence MPDQDLSIISLVMHASVLAQAVMGLLLLLSLLSWTHIFRKIFAIRRARSQTERFERDFWSGGDLQALYQSALNNRHQTGSLERIFESGMREYIKASEKGLNDPHAILDGARRAMRACYQREMDSLEANLPFLASVGSVSPYIGLFGTVWGIMNAFRGLSNVQQATLANVAPGIAEALVATAIGLFAAIPAVVAYNRFATDIDRLSIRFESFIEEFSNILQRQIH encoded by the coding sequence ATGCCCGATCAAGATCTTTCTATTATTTCGCTGGTCATGCACGCCAGCGTGCTCGCCCAGGCAGTGATGGGCTTGCTGCTGCTGCTCTCGCTGCTCTCGTGGACGCACATCTTCCGCAAGATCTTCGCGATTCGCCGTGCTCGCTCTCAAACCGAGCGCTTCGAGCGTGATTTCTGGTCTGGCGGCGATCTTCAGGCGCTGTATCAAAGCGCGCTGAACAACCGCCATCAAACCGGTTCGCTCGAACGCATCTTCGAGTCGGGCATGCGCGAGTACATCAAGGCGAGCGAAAAAGGGCTGAACGATCCGCACGCCATTCTGGACGGCGCACGCCGTGCCATGCGCGCTTGCTATCAACGTGAAATGGACTCGCTGGAAGCCAATCTGCCGTTCCTCGCGTCAGTCGGTTCGGTAAGTCCGTACATCGGTCTGTTCGGAACGGTGTGGGGTATCATGAACGCATTCCGCGGCCTGTCGAACGTGCAACAAGCCACGCTCGCCAATGTGGCGCCGGGTATCGCGGAAGCGCTGGTGGCCACGGCCATCGGTCTGTTCGCCGCTATCCCTGCCGTGGTTGCCTATAACCGCTTCGCCACCGACATCGACCGGCTGTCGATCCGCTTCGAAAGCTTCATCGAAGAGTTCTCCAACATCCTGCAACGGCAGATTCACTAA
- a CDS encoding NAD(P)-dependent oxidoreductase: MGYPMAGHLQRAGHQVTVYNRTAAKAQQWAKEYGGTTATTPVDAVRDADIVAACVGNDDDLRSIVLGEQGAFAGMKADAVFVDHTTASADVARELYAAAREKGLHFVDAPVSGGEAGAKNGALTIMCGGDAAAFERVSATLGAYGRAVTRIGDAGAGQLAKMVNQICIAGLVQGLSEAINFGQRAGLDMPLVLDVINKGAAASWQMDNRGQTMIDGKFDFGFAVDWMRKDLGLCLAEGQRNGVSLPVTALVDQFYGDVQALGGSRWDTSSLIHRLRVLSGKA; encoded by the coding sequence ATGGGTTATCCCATGGCCGGTCATCTGCAGCGCGCGGGTCATCAGGTCACGGTCTATAACCGCACGGCTGCCAAGGCGCAGCAATGGGCGAAGGAGTACGGCGGCACCACCGCCACCACGCCGGTCGACGCGGTACGCGACGCCGATATCGTTGCCGCTTGCGTGGGTAACGACGACGACCTGCGCAGCATCGTGCTCGGAGAGCAGGGCGCCTTCGCCGGCATGAAGGCCGACGCCGTCTTCGTCGACCACACGACGGCCTCGGCCGATGTGGCGCGCGAACTCTATGCGGCCGCCCGCGAAAAGGGCCTGCATTTTGTCGACGCGCCGGTGTCGGGCGGTGAAGCCGGCGCCAAGAACGGTGCGCTCACGATCATGTGCGGTGGCGACGCTGCGGCTTTCGAACGCGTGTCGGCAACGCTCGGCGCCTACGGCCGCGCCGTGACCCGCATCGGCGACGCCGGTGCCGGGCAACTGGCCAAGATGGTCAATCAGATCTGCATCGCCGGACTGGTGCAGGGGTTGTCCGAGGCGATCAACTTCGGTCAGCGGGCCGGTCTGGACATGCCGCTCGTGCTGGACGTCATCAACAAGGGCGCTGCGGCAAGCTGGCAAATGGACAACCGTGGTCAGACCATGATCGACGGCAAATTCGACTTCGGATTCGCGGTCGACTGGATGCGCAAGGATCTCGGGCTGTGTCTGGCCGAAGGGCAGCGCAACGGCGTGTCGTTGCCGGTCACGGCGCTCGTCGACCAGTTTTATGGCGACGTGCAGGCGCTTGGCGGTTCGCGCTGGGATACCTCCAGCCTGATTCATCGTCTGCGCGTGCTGTCCGGTAAGGCCTGA
- a CDS encoding SRPBCC family protein, whose amino-acid sequence MSNSIRQPVPERTPMKRAFLFVLGAVALLAVFSLLPLPFERQTHVVNTVTLRAPPQVVYDYATTPQNWPKWHPASINVQGSTDHPLKVGEEVAEEFRLAGRHGIVHWKVVDARPPLEWRIEGEVNRRPSGEVRYKLTPDGTGTRFERDFIYRTPNLLFLILDPIFIGPRMRAESAQGAKQLEQIFEALAPAVPATASMPDAAASAATAQ is encoded by the coding sequence ATGTCGAACTCGATTCGCCAGCCGGTGCCTGAGCGCACGCCGATGAAGCGAGCCTTCCTGTTCGTCCTCGGGGCGGTGGCCCTGCTCGCCGTGTTCTCGTTGCTCCCGCTGCCCTTCGAGCGCCAGACACATGTCGTGAATACCGTCACGCTGCGCGCACCGCCGCAGGTCGTCTACGACTACGCCACCACGCCGCAGAACTGGCCCAAGTGGCATCCGGCCTCGATCAACGTGCAAGGATCGACCGACCATCCGCTCAAGGTGGGCGAGGAAGTCGCCGAAGAATTCCGGCTCGCAGGGCGGCACGGCATCGTTCACTGGAAGGTCGTCGACGCCAGGCCGCCGCTCGAATGGCGCATCGAAGGCGAGGTCAACCGGCGTCCATCGGGCGAAGTCCGCTATAAGCTCACGCCGGATGGCACCGGCACACGCTTTGAGCGCGACTTCATCTATCGCACACCGAATCTGCTCTTTCTGATTCTCGATCCGATCTTCATCGGGCCTCGCATGCGCGCGGAGTCGGCGCAAGGCGCGAAGCAACTCGAACAGATTTTCGAGGCGCTGGCCCCGGCCGTGCCTGCCACGGCCTCGATGCCGGACGCCGCCGCGAGCGCTGCGACGGCCCAGTGA
- a CDS encoding IclR family transcriptional regulator, which translates to MSNQSNAAAVRAFRILEILSASGTPMTLAEIVAAIGLPKQTVHRILKQLEAAWLVTREAGSRHYEPSSRVRAMAVNALMHVGPAAARHAVLQQLVDKLGETCNLSMLSGDDLVYLDRVETEWSRQLKLSPGSRVPLHCTASGKLLLAFLPRARREKLIAHLPLRPRAENTITDLEDLREELAETRKRRVGTNNEEHVPGMIAVAVPVMLDRNRACAAIAVQASAQHCTLETLMTFLPDLEAAAETMAATFNE; encoded by the coding sequence ATGAGCAATCAGTCGAACGCTGCGGCCGTCCGCGCATTTCGCATTCTTGAAATTCTCAGTGCCTCCGGCACGCCCATGACGTTGGCGGAGATTGTTGCCGCCATCGGTCTGCCCAAGCAGACCGTGCACCGTATTCTCAAACAACTCGAAGCTGCCTGGCTGGTCACGCGTGAGGCTGGCAGCCGTCATTACGAGCCGTCGTCGCGGGTGCGGGCAATGGCCGTCAATGCGTTGATGCACGTCGGCCCGGCGGCTGCGCGTCATGCCGTCCTTCAGCAATTGGTCGACAAGCTGGGCGAGACCTGCAATCTGTCGATGCTCTCGGGCGACGATCTCGTCTACCTCGACCGCGTGGAGACCGAATGGTCGCGCCAACTCAAGCTGTCTCCCGGATCGCGCGTGCCGCTGCACTGCACGGCGAGCGGCAAATTGCTGCTGGCGTTTCTGCCGCGCGCACGTCGTGAGAAGTTGATTGCCCATTTGCCGTTGCGCCCGCGCGCGGAGAACACCATCACCGATCTGGAAGACCTGCGCGAGGAGTTGGCGGAGACACGCAAACGCCGGGTGGGCACGAATAACGAAGAGCATGTGCCGGGCATGATTGCCGTTGCCGTGCCGGTGATGCTCGACCGTAATCGCGCGTGTGCCGCCATCGCGGTACAGGCGAGCGCGCAGCATTGCACGCTCGAGACGCTCATGACGTTCTTGCCCGACCTCGAGGCCGCGGCCGAGACCATGGCGGCGACGTTCAACGAGTAA
- the ybgF gene encoding tol-pal system protein YbgF, with the protein MLGTAVLSPLAHAGLFDDDEARKAILDIRSRLDSDKQRIEGLTRNVLDLNNQIQQLQRDLADQRGQNEDLKNQLANLQQSQKDFYNDLDGRLKKFEPQQMTVGGVTGTVQPGEKDVFDAALTKFRNGDYKGAQTDFRTFSAKYPGSPYQPEAQFWLGNAQYANKDLKGSTATLQGIVTKYPTSPKAAEAMLAIASNQAESGQVTAAKKTLQDLMAKYPDSESAAEAKKRAAKLK; encoded by the coding sequence ATGCTCGGCACTGCGGTGCTGAGCCCGCTCGCGCATGCCGGATTGTTCGACGACGACGAGGCGCGCAAAGCGATCCTCGATATCCGCAGCCGTCTGGATTCAGACAAGCAGCGGATCGAGGGGCTCACGCGCAACGTGCTGGATTTGAACAACCAGATCCAGCAGTTGCAACGTGATCTGGCCGACCAGCGCGGTCAGAACGAAGATCTGAAAAACCAGCTTGCGAACCTGCAACAGAGTCAAAAGGATTTCTACAACGACCTTGATGGCCGTCTGAAGAAATTCGAACCGCAGCAGATGACCGTCGGCGGCGTGACAGGCACCGTCCAACCGGGCGAGAAAGATGTCTTTGACGCCGCGCTGACGAAATTCCGCAATGGTGACTACAAGGGTGCGCAAACGGATTTCCGGACCTTCTCGGCCAAGTATCCCGGCAGCCCGTATCAACCCGAAGCGCAGTTCTGGCTTGGCAATGCGCAGTATGCCAACAAGGATCTGAAGGGTTCGACTGCGACGCTGCAGGGGATCGTGACGAAGTACCCGACGAGCCCGAAGGCTGCCGAGGCCATGCTGGCGATTGCCAGCAACCAGGCAGAGTCTGGGCAGGTTACCGCAGCGAAAAAGACGTTGCAGGATTTGATGGCCAAGTACCCGGACAGCGAATCGGCAGCGGAGGCCAAAAAGCGTGCGGCCAAGCTGAAGTAA
- the tolB gene encoding Tol-Pal system beta propeller repeat protein TolB has translation MRISSQYAWRALVATWLTAACTIAHAQTPLTVDITGVGTNRYPIAVSNFKGTAPTDIVSVVKADLSNSGRFNQIDTGGATVGVDDSVDLGTWRAKGANAFVSGTITPAGNGNFQVSFRLYDAVNGQPLGGLALTSSAANLRLTAHKIADYIYQKLLGDRGVFATRLSYVLHSGSNYQLQISDSDGQDARVALNSREPIISPAWSPDGTKVAYVSFEKRKPVVYIHDLPSGRRAVLANEKGNNSAPSWAPDGSKLAVALSRDGNTQIYQVNANGGNLKRLSRSGAIDTEPQYSPDGKWIYFTSDRGGGPQIYKMPAGGEGEGGAQRVTFKGSYNVSPRISPDGKLLAFIARQGGGFKLCVQDMSTGDVTALTDTSHDESPSFAANGKYILYATQSGGRKVLAAVSVDGQTRQILQVRGGEVREPSWGPFMQ, from the coding sequence ATGCGAATCTCCAGTCAATATGCATGGCGTGCGCTGGTGGCCACCTGGCTCACCGCGGCTTGCACGATCGCCCATGCGCAGACACCGCTGACCGTCGACATCACCGGCGTCGGCACCAACCGCTACCCGATCGCCGTGTCCAACTTCAAGGGCACTGCGCCGACGGACATCGTGTCCGTCGTCAAGGCGGACCTGAGCAACAGCGGACGCTTCAATCAGATCGACACGGGCGGCGCCACCGTTGGCGTGGACGATTCGGTCGATCTCGGCACGTGGCGCGCCAAGGGGGCGAATGCATTCGTCTCCGGCACGATCACGCCGGCAGGTAACGGTAACTTCCAGGTCAGCTTCCGTCTGTACGACGCCGTGAACGGGCAACCGCTCGGCGGCCTGGCGCTCACCTCGTCGGCGGCGAATCTGCGGCTGACGGCGCACAAGATCGCCGACTATATTTATCAGAAGCTGTTGGGCGACCGTGGTGTCTTCGCCACGCGTCTGTCTTACGTGCTGCATAGCGGCAGCAACTACCAGTTGCAGATTTCGGATTCGGACGGTCAGGACGCGCGCGTCGCGCTCAACAGCCGCGAGCCGATCATCTCGCCGGCCTGGTCGCCGGACGGCACCAAGGTCGCCTACGTATCGTTCGAGAAGCGCAAGCCGGTCGTGTACATCCACGATCTGCCGTCGGGCCGCCGTGCCGTGCTGGCCAACGAGAAGGGCAACAACTCCGCGCCGTCGTGGGCGCCGGACGGCAGCAAGCTCGCCGTCGCCCTCTCGCGTGACGGCAACACGCAGATTTATCAGGTCAACGCCAATGGCGGTAACCTCAAGCGTCTGTCGCGCAGCGGCGCGATCGACACCGAACCGCAGTATTCCCCGGATGGCAAATGGATCTACTTCACGAGCGATCGTGGCGGTGGTCCGCAAATCTACAAGATGCCGGCCGGGGGCGAAGGTGAAGGCGGAGCGCAGCGCGTCACCTTCAAGGGGAGTTACAACGTCAGCCCGCGAATCAGTCCCGACGGCAAGTTGCTCGCGTTCATCGCACGTCAGGGTGGCGGATTCAAGCTGTGCGTGCAGGATATGAGTACTGGCGATGTTACGGCTCTGACCGACACCAGCCACGACGAGTCACCGAGTTTTGCTGCCAACGGCAAGTACATTCTTTATGCAACGCAGTCGGGAGGCCGCAAGGTTCTCGCGGCAGTCTCGGTGGACGGGCAAACCCGGCAGATTCTTCAGGTTCGAGGAGGGGAAGTTCGCGAACCCTCCTGGGGCCCTTTTATGCAATAA
- the tolR gene encoding protein TolR, whose translation MAGSMRNARRGRRAMADINVVPYIDVMLVLLVIFMVAAPLVAPSIVNLPSVANASPQQQTPPVVVNIEADNRMLVRYKDGENTIEQRMSGGDLTGFLQGRQAANPDQPVVIAADKSVRYEIVMNVMSDLKAQGVKRVGLLVKQK comes from the coding sequence ATGGCAGGTTCTATGCGCAACGCTCGCCGCGGCCGTCGCGCCATGGCGGACATCAACGTCGTACCGTACATCGACGTGATGCTGGTGCTGCTCGTCATCTTCATGGTGGCAGCACCGCTCGTCGCGCCGTCGATCGTCAATTTGCCGAGCGTCGCGAATGCGAGTCCGCAGCAGCAGACGCCGCCGGTGGTCGTCAACATCGAAGCCGATAACCGCATGCTGGTGCGCTACAAGGATGGTGAGAACACCATCGAGCAGCGCATGAGCGGGGGCGATCTGACCGGTTTCCTGCAAGGCCGTCAGGCCGCGAACCCGGATCAGCCGGTCGTCATTGCCGCCGATAAGTCGGTGCGCTATGAAATCGTCATGAATGTGATGTCCGATCTCAAGGCTCAGGGCGTGAAACGCGTGGGCCTGCTCGTCAAGCAGAAATGA
- a CDS encoding OmpA family protein: MSSLLRNILAISSLAALAACSSGVKLDDQANANKGQTTTDARAVAPVDASADELNNPNGPLAKRSVYFGFDQYNVDAQYTPLLQAHAAFLNKYSQRRVLVQGNTDPRGTSEYNLALGQKRAEAVVKAMSALGANTSQMEAVSLGKEKATGTDEAGWAQDRRADLAY; this comes from the coding sequence ATGAGTTCCCTGCTTCGTAACATCCTCGCCATCTCTTCGCTGGCCGCACTGGCCGCTTGCTCGTCGGGCGTGAAACTCGACGACCAGGCTAACGCCAACAAGGGTCAGACCACGACCGACGCCCGCGCTGTCGCCCCCGTCGACGCATCGGCTGACGAACTGAACAACCCGAACGGCCCGCTCGCCAAGCGCAGCGTGTACTTCGGCTTCGACCAGTACAACGTCGACGCTCAGTACACCCCGCTGCTCCAGGCGCACGCCGCCTTCCTGAACAAGTACTCGCAGCGTCGCGTGCTGGTTCAGGGCAACACCGACCCGCGTGGCACGAGCGAGTACAACCTGGCCCTGGGTCAGAAGCGTGCTGAAGCCGTGGTGAAGGCCATGTCGGCGCTGGGCGCCAACACCAGCCAGATGGAAGCCGTTTCGCTGGGCAAGGAAAAGGCAACCGGTACCGACGAAGCGGGTTGGGCACAAGACCGTCGCGCCGATCTGGCTTATTGA
- the ybgC gene encoding tol-pal system-associated acyl-CoA thioesterase, whose amino-acid sequence MRGMADFDTSWSIRVYYEDTDAGGVVFYANYLKFFERARTEWLRSLGIEQLELARNTGMIFIVRATAVDYLSPARLDDLLTIKSRIERIGGASVDFEQEAWREAPDGHGELLARGSIKIGCVAAHTLRPGKIPAQVRLVMQSAAKSVNATSGEPARGAAA is encoded by the coding sequence ATGCGCGGCATGGCTGATTTTGATACCAGTTGGTCAATTCGCGTTTACTACGAGGACACGGACGCCGGAGGCGTCGTCTTCTACGCCAACTACTTAAAATTCTTTGAACGGGCCCGCACCGAGTGGCTCCGTTCGCTCGGTATCGAGCAACTCGAACTGGCCCGCAATACGGGGATGATTTTCATCGTGCGCGCAACGGCCGTCGACTATCTGAGCCCCGCCCGGCTGGACGATCTCCTCACCATTAAAAGCCGCATCGAGCGCATTGGCGGCGCCTCCGTCGACTTCGAACAGGAAGCCTGGCGCGAGGCCCCCGATGGCCACGGCGAACTGTTGGCGCGCGGAAGCATCAAAATCGGCTGCGTGGCAGCTCACACCCTGCGCCCGGGCAAAATCCCAGCGCAAGTCCGTCTCGTCATGCAATCGGCCGCCAAGTCGGTCAACGCCACGTCGGGCGAGCCTGCCCGTGGGGCAGCCGCCTGA
- the tolA gene encoding cell envelope integrity protein TolA has product MSRTVARTDRPNRPIGPRNDERGTGRAFLLALFMHALLFALLFYGMRWQNSSPAGSEAELWTPAEVAEPTPPVVAPAPTPAPPAIAAPTPPAEDADIALQQKKRKQAQEAAEQARLLEAQQEKARQEALKQKQLAEQQAAADLARKKAAADEAARQQKLADQKKADELKHQKEEEAKKAEQQKQQQLADAQKKADAEKKAAEDKAAKAKAAKEAAAQKAADAARAERLAALRGMAGGTPGATGNGLGSQAGGTGSGAGGTASAGYADRVRAKVKPNIAYGGDTEGNPTAVVAVRLAPDGSVLSMQLVKSSGNPAWDAAVQAAITKSDPLPRDTNGKAPPSVNLRFSPKG; this is encoded by the coding sequence ATGAGTCGCACTGTCGCCCGTACCGACCGCCCTAACCGCCCCATCGGCCCGCGCAATGACGAGCGAGGCACAGGGCGGGCATTTCTCCTCGCGCTGTTCATGCACGCGCTGCTGTTTGCGCTGCTGTTCTACGGCATGCGCTGGCAGAACAGTTCGCCAGCCGGCTCCGAAGCCGAACTGTGGACGCCCGCCGAAGTCGCGGAGCCGACGCCGCCGGTGGTAGCGCCTGCGCCGACACCGGCGCCGCCCGCCATTGCCGCGCCCACGCCGCCGGCAGAAGATGCCGACATCGCCCTTCAGCAGAAAAAGCGCAAGCAGGCGCAGGAAGCCGCCGAACAGGCGCGTCTGCTCGAGGCTCAGCAGGAAAAGGCGCGTCAGGAAGCCCTCAAGCAGAAGCAACTCGCCGAGCAGCAGGCAGCGGCCGATCTGGCGCGCAAGAAGGCAGCGGCCGACGAAGCGGCGCGTCAGCAGAAGCTGGCCGATCAGAAGAAGGCCGACGAGCTGAAGCACCAGAAGGAAGAGGAAGCCAAGAAGGCAGAACAACAGAAGCAGCAACAGTTGGCCGACGCGCAGAAGAAGGCGGACGCTGAGAAGAAGGCTGCGGAAGACAAGGCGGCCAAGGCCAAGGCAGCGAAGGAAGCTGCGGCGCAGAAGGCTGCCGATGCGGCACGCGCCGAGCGTCTGGCGGCCTTGCGCGGCATGGCCGGAGGCACACCCGGCGCGACCGGCAACGGGCTGGGCTCGCAGGCCGGCGGTACCGGCTCGGGCGCTGGCGGCACCGCGTCGGCAGGCTATGCCGATCGCGTGCGTGCCAAGGTCAAGCCGAACATCGCTTACGGCGGCGACACCGAGGGCAATCCCACGGCTGTCGTTGCAGTACGCCTCGCTCCGGATGGCAGCGTACTATCGATGCAGCTGGTCAAATCGAGTGGCAATCCCGCGTGGGACGCCGCCGTTCAGGCCGCCATCACCAAATCCGACCCCTTGCCGCGCGATACGAACGGCAAAGCGCCCCCGAGCGTCAACCTGCGCTTTAGTCCAAAAGGCTGA